Proteins co-encoded in one Natronorubrum daqingense genomic window:
- a CDS encoding BCCT family transporter has protein sequence MSSEERGAVGRFVDELDPVVFVFGALLSVGVIVAFFIDQDAVASAIDAAENEMLSYLSWALLVIVFLIVLFLLFLIVGPWGKIKLGDDDPEYSFLSFFAMLYSAGFAAGVVFWGPTEGLFYYDDPNPLFGAESGSAEAIPLAIQQTLFHWALPQLAVFTIMGIAIGYFAYNYDTVPLRVSSALTPILGKENLDGPAAKVIDILAVFATIGGVATSLGFIGSQFVSGLDYQWGISMGDTGILLVVTTMTILFTISMVLGIDKGIRRLSNFNMILFVALMLVTFIVGPTMFLLLLGSQAMGGMIGDFVSMSLYTGAGTGEGGTGWVEEWTVFYWAWALSWSPFAGLFIARISKGRTVREVAFTGIVATSAATIPWFTFVGGTAVWAQHNGIADFGEVLAGEAGAEVSGFILFDALSFSVAGITIPIGSALIIGFLILVTSFFVTSADSSTLAVSMMTTGGKASPSTINRLFWGVVLGLTAAILMILGGDEGAGALEQAVVITGAPFAFVCLLALFALVHDFSSTKGRVLLQEKTVLFGSSSARTDDDDEPTPAAEPGDDD, from the coding sequence ATGAGCAGTGAAGAACGGGGTGCGGTTGGCCGGTTCGTCGACGAACTCGATCCCGTCGTCTTCGTCTTCGGAGCGTTACTGTCGGTGGGGGTGATCGTCGCGTTTTTCATCGATCAGGACGCCGTCGCGAGCGCGATCGATGCCGCGGAAAACGAGATGCTCAGCTACCTGAGTTGGGCACTGTTGGTGATCGTCTTCTTGATCGTGTTGTTCTTACTGTTCTTGATCGTCGGTCCGTGGGGGAAGATCAAACTCGGAGACGACGACCCCGAGTACAGCTTCCTTTCGTTTTTCGCGATGTTGTACTCGGCCGGCTTCGCCGCCGGCGTCGTCTTCTGGGGGCCGACTGAAGGACTGTTCTACTACGACGATCCGAACCCGCTGTTCGGTGCTGAAAGCGGCTCGGCCGAAGCGATTCCGCTCGCGATTCAGCAGACACTGTTCCACTGGGCGCTGCCCCAGCTCGCGGTGTTTACGATCATGGGCATCGCGATCGGGTACTTCGCGTACAACTACGATACGGTCCCGTTGCGGGTCTCCTCGGCGCTCACGCCGATCCTCGGCAAGGAGAACCTCGACGGGCCGGCGGCGAAGGTGATCGACATTTTGGCCGTCTTCGCGACGATCGGTGGCGTCGCGACTTCGCTCGGCTTCATCGGGAGCCAGTTCGTCAGCGGGCTGGATTACCAGTGGGGGATCAGCATGGGCGATACCGGCATCTTGCTCGTGGTCACGACCATGACCATCCTCTTTACGATCTCGATGGTGCTCGGGATCGACAAGGGGATTCGCCGGCTGTCGAACTTCAACATGATCCTGTTCGTCGCGTTAATGCTCGTCACGTTTATCGTCGGCCCGACGATGTTCCTCCTCTTGCTCGGCTCGCAAGCCATGGGCGGGATGATCGGCGATTTCGTCTCGATGAGCCTCTACACTGGAGCCGGAACCGGAGAGGGTGGGACCGGATGGGTCGAAGAATGGACGGTCTTCTACTGGGCGTGGGCACTCTCGTGGTCGCCGTTCGCCGGCCTGTTCATCGCCCGTATTTCGAAGGGCCGAACCGTTCGTGAGGTCGCGTTTACGGGAATAGTCGCCACGTCCGCGGCGACTATCCCGTGGTTCACGTTCGTCGGCGGCACCGCCGTCTGGGCCCAGCACAACGGTATCGCCGACTTCGGTGAGGTGCTGGCAGGTGAGGCAGGCGCGGAGGTGTCCGGTTTCATCTTATTCGACGCGCTTTCGTTCTCGGTCGCCGGCATAACCATTCCGATCGGGTCGGCGCTGATCATCGGCTTCCTGATCCTGGTCACGTCGTTCTTCGTCACCTCCGCCGACTCCTCCACGCTCGCCGTGTCGATGATGACCACCGGCGGCAAGGCGTCTCCGTCGACGATCAACCGCCTCTTCTGGGGCGTCGTCCTCGGATTAACCGCCGCGATCCTCATGATTCTCGGCGGTGACGAAGGAGCCGGCGCACTCGAGCAAGCGGTGGTCATCACGGGCGCGCCGTTCGCGTTCGTCTGTCTGCTCGCGCTGTTCGCGCTCGTCCACGACTTCAGCAGTACAAAGGGCCGGGTCCTGCTCCAGGAGAAAACGGTGCTCTTTGGCTCGAGTTCCGCTCGAACGGATGACGATGACGAGCCGACGCCGGCAGCGGAACCGGGAGACGACGACTAA